A genomic region of Glycine max cultivar Williams 82 chromosome 15, Glycine_max_v4.0, whole genome shotgun sequence contains the following coding sequences:
- the CYP72A69 gene encoding 11-oxo-beta-amyrin 30-oxidase, whose translation MEAAWVNILMLILILALIWVWKKFNSLWLTPKRLEKILREQGLRGSPYRFKVGDTKETLKMQMQAMSKPMNLFSNDIGPRVSPYDHYIVNKHGKNSFIWNGQTPRVTLTDPELIKDVFNKIYDFGKPNMGPNIRSLIPGLAMHEGEKWSKHRKIINPAFNLEKLKNMLPLFIQCCDDLISKWEEMLSSDGSSEIDVWPFVKNLTADVISRTAFGSSYLEGRRIFQLLKEKIELTLKMRGQRLVPKRMKEIDRDIKASLMDIINKRDKALKAGEATKNNLLDILLESNHKEIEEHGNNKNVGMNIEEVIEECKLFYFAGQDTTSVLLVWTMILLSRYPDWQARAREEVSQVFGNQKPTFDGLNQLKIVTMILYEVLRLYPPGVGVPRKVIKDVKLGNLSFPAGVEIFISTILVHHDSELWGDDAKEFKPERFSEGVLKATNGRFSFFPFGGGPRICIAQNFALLEAKIALSMILQCFSFELSPTYTHAPTMVMTIQPQYGAPVILHKVEKYE comes from the exons atgGAAGCAGCATGGGTCAATATTCTGATGCTGATACTGATACTGGCTCTGATATGGGTATGGAAGAAGTTCAACTCATTATGGCTCACGCCAAAGAGGCTTGAAAAGATCTTAAGAGAACAAGGCCTTCGAGGCAGTCCATACAGGTTTAAGGTTGGGGACACGAAGGAGACATTAAAGATGCAAATGCAAGCCATGTCCAAACCCATGAATCTCTTCTCTAATGACATAGGACCGCGTGTGTCTCCCTATGATCATTACATTGTCAACAAACATG gcaaaaattcttttatttggaATGGACAGACACCAAGGGTGACCCTCACAGATCCCGAGCTAATCAAAGATGTATTCAACAAGATTTATGACTTTGGAAAGCCTAATATGGGCCCAAATATCAGATCACTTATTCCTGGTCTTGCAATGCATGAGGGAGAAAAGTGGAGCAAGCATAGAAAGATAATCAACCCCgcatttaatttagaaaagttGAAG AATATGTTACCACTATTCATCCAATGTTGCGATGATCTGATTAGCAAATGGGAGGAAATGCTGTCTTCAGATGGATCAAGTGAAATTGACGTATGGCCTTTTGTTAAGAATTTGACTGCTGATGTTATTTCTCGAACAGCATTTGGAAGTAGTTATTTAGAAGGGAGAAGaatatttcaacttctaaaagAGAAAATTGAACTTACACTGAAAATGAGAGGACAGAG GTTGGTACCTAAAAGGATGAAGGAAATTGATAGAGATATAAAAGCTTCACTTATGGATATTATTAACAAGAGAGACAAAGCGCTAAAGGCGGGTGAAGCcactaaaaataacttattagaTATACTTCTGGAGTCAAATCACAAGGAAATTGAAGAACACGGGAACAATAAGAATGTTGGAATGAATATTGAGGAAGTTATTGAAGAATGCAAGCTTTTCTACTTTGCAGGGCAGGACACCACTTCAGTTTTGCTTGTTTGGACAATGATATTATTGAGTAGGTACCCTGATTGGCAAGCACGCGCAAGGGAGGAAGTCTCACAAGTTTTTGGCAACCAAAAACCGACTTTTGATGGACTGAATCAATTAAAGATT GTTACTATGATTTTGTATGAGGTTCTTAGATTATACCCTCCAGGAGTTGGTGTTCCTCGAAAAGTTATCAAAGATGTGAAACTTGGAAACCTATCATTTCCTGCTGGAGTGGAGATTTTCATATCAACAATTTTGGTTCACCATGATAGTGAGCTCTGGGGTGATGATGCTAAGGAGTTCAAACCTGAGAGATTTTCTGAAGGAGTTCTGAAGGCCACGAATGGtagattttcatttttcccctTTGGAGGAGGTCCTAGAATATGCATCGCACAAAATTTTGCTTTGTTGGAAGCAAAGATTGCTTTGTCGATGATTTTACAATGTTTCTCGTTTGAACTTTCTCCAACCTATACTCATGCTCCAACTATGGTGATGACTATTCAACCCCAATATGGCGCTCCAGTCATTCTACATAAGgtggagaaatatgaataa